The Blastomonas fulva genome contains a region encoding:
- a CDS encoding NADH-quinone oxidoreductase subunit M has translation MNDLGFPVLSMMLAVPMAAAIACLFVSANTARWLALTATLIDMALGIVLWMNFDIGGAQWQFVEKAALFDRFSWALGIDGIALMLIMLSVFLMPICIGASWEAIQTRVGEYMAAFLLMEVLMIGVFAAQDIFLFYIFFEAGLIPMYLIIGIWGGANRIYASYKFFLYTLLGSVLMLIAMFWMVNEAGTSDIPTLMAYDFPLEAQSWLWLAFFASFAVKMPMWPVHTWLPDAHVQAPTAGSVILAGVLLKMGGYGFIRFSLPMFPDASVDYIWLVFALSMVAVVYTSLIALVQSDMKKLIAYSSVAHMAIVTVGLFAFNRQGLEGALIVMLSHGLVSGALFLCVGVIYDRLHTREIDRYGGLSINMPRYALLFLLFTMASIGLPGTSGFVGEFLSLVGVYEVSSWVAIVSTTGIILGAAYMLYLYRRVAYGVIKSDDVAAMPDLNKREIALLLPIALVVLWMGVYPESFMAPMRKDVGALEARLAAAKPLGDAQVKLGSGPALTPAAHAEEGHH, from the coding sequence CTGGCTGGCACTCACCGCCACGCTGATAGATATGGCGCTCGGCATTGTGCTGTGGATGAACTTCGACATCGGCGGAGCGCAGTGGCAGTTCGTCGAGAAAGCGGCGCTGTTCGACCGATTCAGCTGGGCGCTGGGCATCGATGGCATCGCGCTGATGCTGATCATGCTCTCGGTGTTCCTGATGCCGATCTGCATCGGCGCGAGCTGGGAGGCGATCCAGACCCGCGTCGGCGAGTACATGGCCGCGTTCCTGCTGATGGAAGTGCTGATGATCGGCGTGTTCGCCGCGCAGGACATCTTCCTGTTCTACATCTTCTTCGAGGCAGGCCTGATCCCGATGTACCTGATCATCGGCATCTGGGGCGGTGCGAACCGAATCTACGCGAGCTACAAGTTCTTCCTCTACACCCTGCTCGGATCGGTGCTGATGCTGATCGCAATGTTCTGGATGGTGAACGAGGCGGGCACGTCGGACATCCCGACGCTAATGGCCTATGACTTCCCGCTCGAGGCGCAATCCTGGCTGTGGCTGGCGTTCTTCGCGAGCTTCGCGGTCAAGATGCCGATGTGGCCTGTGCACACCTGGCTGCCCGATGCGCACGTGCAGGCACCCACCGCGGGCTCGGTGATCCTGGCGGGCGTGCTGCTCAAGATGGGTGGCTATGGCTTTATCCGCTTCTCGCTGCCGATGTTCCCCGATGCGTCGGTGGACTACATCTGGCTGGTGTTCGCGCTGTCGATGGTCGCGGTGGTCTACACCTCGCTGATCGCGCTGGTGCAGAGCGACATGAAGAAGCTGATCGCTTATTCGTCGGTCGCGCATATGGCGATCGTTACCGTCGGGCTCTTTGCGTTCAACCGTCAGGGCCTGGAAGGCGCGCTGATCGTCATGCTCAGCCACGGTCTGGTCTCGGGCGCCTTGTTCCTGTGCGTCGGCGTGATCTACGACCGGCTGCACACCCGCGAGATCGATCGTTACGGCGGTCTCTCGATAAACATGCCGCGTTATGCACTGCTGTTCCTGCTGTTCACGATGGCCTCGATCGGCTTGCCGGGCACCAGCGGCTTTGTCGGCGAGTTCCTCTCGCTGGTGGGCGTCTACGAGGTGTCGAGCTGGGTTGCGATCGTCTCGACCACGGGCATCATCCTGGGCGCGGCATACATGCTCTATCTCTACCGGCGCGTGGCCTATGGCGTGATCAAGTCGGATGACGTCGCCGCCATGCCTGATCTCAACAAGCGCGAGATCGCGCTGCTGCTGCCGATCGCACTCGTTGTGCTGTGGATGGGGGTCTACCCCGAAAGCTTCATGGCACCGATGCGCAAGGATGTCGGCGCGCTCGAGGCGCGGCTCGCTGCCGCCAAGCCCTTGGGCGATGCTCAGGTCAAGCTGGGCTCAGGTCCCGCTCTCACGCCCGCAGCCCATGCTGAAGAAGGCCATCACTGA
- the nuoN gene encoding NADH-quinone oxidoreductase subunit NuoN, whose product MNYALWFQLASPEIVLSISSLVLLLIAAWGGNKASRMVSVLAVVALFGALALSLNFLFDPAFADGADAFYGQYRMDRFASLSKVLIFLSAIGCVIVAPKFFARGDMMRAEYPILILFASIGMGLMVSAVDLLTLYIGLELNSLAAYVLASFLRSDHRSAEAGLKYFVLGALASGILLFGMSLLYGFTGTTSFIGIQTAFADGVSTGALFGIVFVLSGLAFKISAVPFHMWTPDVYEGAPTPVTTFFATAPKVAALALTMRVAIEAFGGQQSIWQQIVIFVALASIILGAAGAIGQTNIKRLLAYSSINNVGFMLIGLACGTPEGASAMMTYLVIYVAMTLGSFVCVLDLNDRTGAPVEDIGKLAGLSRTRPGLAAALAVFMFSLAGIPPLFGFWGKFVVFDAAVAAGLIPLAAIGIAASVIGAFYYLKVIKVMYFDEPADVIAPSDSPARMVLVAITALFVSPLGYFATLALSPVTAGAAKALFWSA is encoded by the coding sequence ATGAATTACGCGCTCTGGTTCCAGCTGGCCTCGCCGGAAATCGTCCTCAGCATTTCCAGCCTCGTGCTGCTGCTGATCGCCGCATGGGGTGGCAACAAGGCGTCGCGCATGGTCAGCGTGCTCGCGGTCGTCGCGCTGTTCGGCGCGCTGGCGCTGTCGCTCAACTTCCTGTTCGACCCGGCTTTTGCTGATGGCGCGGATGCGTTCTACGGCCAGTATCGCATGGACCGCTTTGCCTCGCTGTCAAAGGTGCTGATCTTCCTGTCGGCGATCGGCTGTGTCATCGTCGCGCCCAAGTTCTTCGCGCGCGGTGACATGATGCGCGCGGAATACCCGATCCTCATCCTGTTCGCTTCGATCGGCATGGGGTTGATGGTCTCGGCGGTCGATCTGCTGACGCTGTACATTGGTCTCGAGCTCAACAGCCTTGCCGCGTACGTGCTCGCAAGCTTCCTGCGAAGCGATCATCGTTCGGCAGAGGCAGGTCTCAAGTATTTCGTGCTCGGCGCGCTGGCGAGCGGCATCCTGCTGTTCGGCATGTCTTTGCTCTATGGCTTTACCGGCACCACCAGCTTCATCGGCATCCAGACCGCGTTTGCCGATGGCGTTTCGACCGGCGCGCTGTTCGGGATCGTCTTCGTGCTTTCGGGCCTGGCGTTCAAGATCAGCGCGGTTCCGTTCCACATGTGGACCCCCGACGTCTATGAGGGTGCGCCGACCCCGGTGACCACCTTCTTCGCCACCGCGCCCAAGGTCGCTGCCCTCGCGTTGACCATGCGCGTCGCGATCGAGGCGTTCGGCGGTCAGCAGAGCATCTGGCAGCAGATCGTGATCTTCGTGGCGCTGGCCTCGATCATCCTGGGCGCTGCTGGCGCCATCGGGCAGACGAACATCAAGCGGCTGCTGGCCTATTCGTCGATCAACAATGTCGGTTTCATGCTGATCGGACTTGCCTGCGGAACGCCAGAAGGCGCATCGGCAATGATGACCTATCTGGTGATCTATGTCGCGATGACGCTGGGCAGCTTTGTGTGCGTGCTCGATCTCAACGATCGCACCGGCGCGCCTGTCGAGGATATCGGCAAGCTTGCAGGGCTTTCGCGGACGCGCCCGGGTCTGGCCGCAGCGCTTGCCGTGTTCATGTTTAGCCTTGCCGGCATCCCGCCGCTGTTCGGCTTCTGGGGCAAGTTCGTCGTGTTCGATGCCGCAGTGGCGGCAGGCCTGATCCCGCTCGCCGCGATCGGCATCGCCGCCTCGGTAATCGGTGCGTTCTACTACCTCAAGGTCATCAAGGTCATGTACTTCGATGAGCCCGCCGATGTCATCGCACCGAGCGATTCGCCCGCGCGCATGGTGCTGGTTGCGATCACCGCGCTGTTCGTGTCGCCGCTGGGCTATTTCGCGACATTGGCGCTGAGCCCGGTGACGGCAGGGGCCGCCAAGGCACTGTTCTGGTCGGCCTGA
- a CDS encoding biotin--[acetyl-CoA-carboxylase] ligase, with protein sequence MLERAEAGAPEGLWIRAERQSGGRGRLGRQWLSPLGNLYCSTLVRIGSQDPAAHLLAFVAGRAVLDTVRAILPDSHARLKWPNDVHVDGAKLAGILLERRRDAVVVGIGMNVAIAPEVTGRSVTSLHDQGAMAQVDAAAVIELLEPRFRSRLLQWRTTDPATLLEVWCAAAHKPGEAMAVQRGPEDRIEGVFEGLSTDGALLLRCADGRIESVSAGDVHLLA encoded by the coding sequence ATGCTCGAGCGTGCCGAGGCGGGCGCGCCCGAAGGATTGTGGATCCGGGCCGAGCGGCAGAGCGGGGGCCGCGGACGGCTTGGCCGGCAATGGCTGAGCCCTTTGGGCAATCTGTATTGCAGCACCCTCGTGCGGATCGGCTCCCAGGATCCCGCCGCGCATCTGCTGGCTTTCGTCGCGGGGCGTGCGGTGCTCGATACCGTCCGTGCGATTCTCCCCGACAGTCATGCCCGGCTAAAATGGCCCAACGACGTGCATGTCGATGGCGCAAAGCTTGCCGGAATATTGCTTGAGCGCCGGCGCGATGCAGTGGTGGTCGGCATAGGCATGAATGTCGCGATTGCGCCCGAGGTTACAGGGCGCAGCGTCACGTCGCTGCACGATCAGGGCGCGATGGCGCAGGTGGATGCAGCAGCGGTGATCGAGCTGCTCGAACCGCGCTTCCGGTCGCGCCTGTTGCAATGGCGAACGACCGACCCTGCAACGCTGCTTGAAGTCTGGTGCGCCGCCGCGCATAAGCCCGGGGAAGCGATGGCGGTCCAGCGGGGCCCCGAGGATCGAATTGAGGGTGTGTTCGAAGGTCTGTCCACGGATGGCGCGCTGCTGCTGCGGTGTGCCGATGGGCGGATCGAATCCGTCAGCGCAGGCGATGTCCATCTCCTCGCTTGA
- a CDS encoding type III pantothenate kinase — protein sequence MLLAIDVGNTNAVFALFNERTIKARWRISTDARRTADEYAVWLNQLLALEGFIRQDISQVIISTVVPRALHNLQVLSRKYFSVEPLIAGVEPADWQMQIDVDEPKSLGADRAVNSIAAHALHPGDIIIIDFGTATTYDVVDYTGAYKGGIIAPGINLSLDALVQAAAKLPRIAIETPRNNRSVIGRNTEDQMQIGVFWGYVAMMEGLVARMRAEIGRPAKVIATGGLAVLFDEHTTIFDAVEPDLTLQGLAMIAERAF from the coding sequence ATGCTGCTTGCCATTGATGTCGGCAACACCAACGCCGTGTTTGCGCTGTTCAACGAACGCACGATCAAGGCGCGCTGGCGGATATCCACCGATGCGCGCCGCACTGCGGACGAATATGCGGTGTGGCTGAACCAGCTGCTCGCGCTGGAAGGCTTCATCCGGCAGGATATCAGCCAGGTGATCATCTCCACCGTGGTGCCGCGCGCGCTGCACAATCTGCAGGTGCTTTCGCGCAAGTATTTCAGTGTCGAGCCACTGATCGCCGGGGTTGAACCTGCGGACTGGCAGATGCAGATCGATGTCGACGAGCCCAAGTCGCTGGGCGCCGACCGCGCGGTCAATTCGATTGCGGCGCACGCACTGCATCCCGGTGATATCATCATCATCGACTTTGGCACTGCAACCACCTATGACGTCGTGGATTATACGGGTGCCTACAAGGGGGGCATCATTGCGCCGGGGATCAACCTCTCGCTCGATGCCCTGGTTCAAGCCGCCGCAAAGCTGCCGCGCATCGCGATAGAAACCCCGCGCAACAACCGCTCTGTCATCGGCCGCAACACCGAGGACCAGATGCAGATCGGCGTGTTCTGGGGCTATGTCGCGATGATGGAAGGACTGGTCGCACGGATGCGCGCCGAAATCGGCCGCCCGGCCAAGGTTATCGCTACCGGCGGACTTGCGGTGCTGTTTGATGAGCACACGACGATATTTGATGCGGTCGAACCCGACCTGACCCTGCAGGGTCTCGCCATGATTGCCGAAAGGGCATTTTGA
- a CDS encoding ribonuclease J has protein sequence MKPGKELLFLALGGSGEIGMNANLYGCDGKWVMVDLGMTFSDPAYPGVELVFPDLEFIEERADDLLGIVLTHGHEDHIGALPYLAADLNVPLFATPFTADLIRRKLEEQGLVKDVELNVIENEGSLQLGPFGFRYLPLAHSIAEGNALLIDTPYGRIFHTGDWKLDDEPIVGVPSTPETLTALGDEGVLAMVCDSTNVFNPESSGSEGAVRDALIKAVKPLKGRALITTFASNVARLHTLGEVAKATNRAFCVAGRSLDRIIAVAKANGYLKDLPELVDFDTAMGMPRRQVLVVATGGQGEPRAALARVAEGNHQIKLEAGDTVLFSSKVIPGNEIAIGRIQNKLAEDGIQMITDRQADIHVSGHPGRPELAEMYRWIRPQILVPVHGEMRHMTEQARFGTEQGIPSVVVQKNGDMVRLAPGKPGVISRERAGRLVLDGDVILPADGMTMAERRKLAVNGQVSVAVALDGRGGLIGDPVVRALGLPVEDDLDAFIAETIEDVREAINKPGKAKPKGRGGRSEGRSSGGGNDVQEAIRLAVRRAATRWTGKKPVVTVLMIAG, from the coding sequence ATGAAACCTGGAAAAGAATTGTTGTTCCTGGCCCTTGGCGGGTCGGGCGAAATTGGCATGAATGCCAACCTCTACGGCTGCGACGGCAAATGGGTCATGGTCGATCTGGGCATGACCTTCAGCGATCCGGCCTATCCCGGTGTCGAGCTGGTGTTTCCCGATCTAGAGTTCATCGAGGAACGCGCCGACGACCTGCTCGGCATTGTGCTGACGCATGGCCATGAAGACCATATCGGCGCGCTGCCGTATCTGGCGGCGGACCTCAATGTCCCACTGTTCGCAACGCCGTTCACCGCCGACCTGATCCGCCGCAAGCTCGAGGAGCAGGGGCTGGTCAAGGATGTCGAGCTCAACGTCATCGAGAACGAGGGCAGCCTTCAGCTCGGCCCGTTCGGCTTCCGCTATCTGCCGCTGGCGCACTCGATCGCAGAAGGCAACGCGCTGCTGATCGACACGCCCTATGGCCGCATTTTCCACACCGGCGACTGGAAGCTCGACGACGAGCCGATCGTCGGGGTGCCTTCAACGCCCGAGACGCTCACCGCGCTCGGCGACGAGGGCGTGCTCGCGATGGTCTGCGATTCGACCAACGTCTTCAATCCCGAAAGCTCGGGCTCCGAAGGCGCGGTGCGTGATGCGCTGATCAAGGCGGTAAAGCCCCTCAAGGGTAGGGCGCTGATCACCACCTTCGCCTCCAATGTCGCGCGCCTGCACACGCTGGGCGAGGTTGCCAAGGCGACCAATCGCGCCTTCTGCGTCGCCGGGCGCTCGCTCGATCGCATCATCGCGGTCGCCAAGGCCAATGGCTATTTGAAGGACCTTCCCGAACTGGTCGACTTCGACACCGCCATGGGTATGCCGCGCCGCCAGGTGCTGGTAGTCGCCACCGGCGGCCAGGGCGAACCGCGCGCTGCGCTCGCGCGCGTGGCCGAGGGCAACCACCAGATCAAGCTTGAGGCGGGTGACACCGTGCTGTTTTCGTCCAAGGTCATCCCCGGCAACGAGATCGCGATTGGCCGCATCCAGAACAAGCTGGCCGAAGACGGCATCCAGATGATCACCGACCGCCAGGCCGATATTCATGTGTCGGGCCATCCGGGACGCCCAGAGCTTGCAGAGATGTACCGCTGGATCAGGCCGCAGATCCTGGTGCCGGTGCATGGCGAAATGCGCCACATGACCGAGCAGGCCCGGTTCGGGACCGAGCAGGGCATCCCTTCGGTGGTGGTGCAGAAGAACGGCGATATGGTACGGCTTGCCCCCGGCAAGCCCGGAGTGATCAGCCGCGAGCGCGCCGGCCGGTTGGTGCTGGATGGCGATGTCATCCTGCCCGCCGATGGCATGACCATGGCCGAGCGGCGCAAGCTCGCGGTCAATGGACAGGTCAGCGTCGCGGTCGCGCTCGACGGGCGCGGCGGACTGATCGGCGATCCGGTGGTGCGCGCGCTGGGGCTTCCGGTCGAGGACGATCTCGATGCATTCATCGCCGAGACGATCGAGGATGTGCGCGAGGCGATCAACAAGCCAGGCAAGGCCAAGCCGAAGGGCAGGGGCGGCAGGTCGGAAGGCCGGTCGTCGGGCGGAGGCAACGACGTGCAGGAGGCGATCCGCCTTGCCGTGCGCCGTGCCGCGACGCGCTGGACCGGCAAAAAGCCTGTCGTCACGGTCTTGATGATCGCGGGCTGA
- a CDS encoding DUF1467 family protein — protein MSWTSIAAIYLLFWVITAFVVMPFGVRTAEELGIEKVRGQADSAPANFKPLRVVLITTALSAVVFGLFYANYVNGWIGPSDVNIFGKPPGAE, from the coding sequence ATGAGCTGGACGAGCATTGCTGCAATCTATCTGCTGTTCTGGGTGATCACCGCGTTCGTGGTGATGCCCTTCGGCGTGCGCACCGCGGAAGAGCTGGGGATCGAGAAGGTTCGCGGCCAGGCAGACAGCGCGCCCGCCAATTTCAAGCCGCTTCGCGTCGTCCTGATCACCACCGCGCTGTCCGCGGTGGTGTTCGGGCTGTTCTATGCCAACTATGTCAACGGCTGGATTGGACCATCGGATGTCAACATCTTCGGCAAGCCGCCAGGCGCCGAATGA
- a CDS encoding cold-shock protein yields MPIGTVKFFNADKGYGFIQPDDGGNDAFVHISAVEASGMRTLDRDQRVNFELEQDRRGKMAAVRLSAAA; encoded by the coding sequence ATGCCTATTGGCACCGTAAAGTTCTTCAATGCCGACAAGGGCTATGGTTTCATTCAGCCCGACGATGGCGGCAACGACGCGTTCGTTCACATCAGCGCCGTTGAAGCATCGGGCATGCGCACGCTCGATCGCGACCAGCGCGTGAACTTTGAACTGGAACAGGATCGCCGCGGCAAGATGGCGGCTGTCCGTCTTTCGGCTGCTGCCTGA
- a CDS encoding hemerythrin domain-containing protein: MLDRLLRDHRLIREKAQALLQLLDHETMPSRALLAETRWRVGSHIMQHLAFEDRHLYAKLLQDERPHVRERGQQFQAELATLFAEYAQHAQYWTPDRIASEWSRFRVESRRMTLAMFARIDLEEVELYPLATNAAIDMKTNVAPTTNWTREAFAIKDAITKGACTLPA, encoded by the coding sequence ATGCTGGACAGATTGCTTCGCGATCACAGGCTGATCCGCGAAAAAGCGCAGGCGCTTTTGCAGCTGCTTGATCATGAAACCATGCCCTCGCGTGCATTGCTTGCCGAGACCCGCTGGCGGGTCGGCAGCCACATCATGCAGCATCTCGCCTTCGAGGATCGCCATCTTTACGCCAAGCTGCTGCAGGACGAGCGTCCGCATGTCCGCGAAAGGGGACAGCAGTTCCAGGCCGAACTGGCCACTTTGTTCGCCGAATATGCCCAGCACGCCCAATATTGGACCCCGGATCGCATCGCTTCGGAGTGGAGCCGGTTTCGCGTCGAATCGCGCCGGATGACGCTGGCGATGTTCGCACGGATCGATCTGGAAGAGGTCGAGCTCTACCCGCTCGCTACCAATGCGGCGATCGACATGAAGACCAACGTCGCTCCCACCACCAACTGGACGCGTGAGGCTTTTGCGATCAAGGACGCGATCACCAAGGGGGCGTGCACCCTGCCGGCCTAG
- a CDS encoding ATP phosphoribosyltransferase regulatory subunit has protein sequence MSETNPDILPAGLADLLPPRAEQAARLTRSAMDVLAGHGYDRVSPPLVEYERSLAARMQGTGRQHLFRMVDPSSMRTLAIRSDITVQVGRVATTLMASAPRPLRLSYAGQVLRIASDQLNPERERLQIGAELIGHDNIAAAQEVVRIAIEALAEAGVTGITVDLTLPDLVDTLAGTAFPLPQGQISSVRRELDMKDAGGLTALGADAYLPLLYAMGPFEAAIDSLAAIDAGGVLASRITALRQIVAALPGDVTVTLDPTERHGFEYQSWFGFSLYADGCAGVLGRGGTYAIPDGKGGEEVATGFSLYPDALLDMTLTGEQGAAGKLFLPLGHDQAVAARLRAIGWRTLAAITDADDAVALGCSHRLQGSETVAL, from the coding sequence ATGTCAGAGACGAATCCCGATATCCTGCCCGCAGGTCTTGCCGATCTGCTTCCTCCGCGCGCCGAACAGGCTGCGCGGCTCACCCGCAGCGCGATGGATGTACTGGCCGGGCATGGCTATGACCGGGTCTCGCCGCCGCTTGTGGAATATGAACGTTCGCTGGCAGCGCGCATGCAGGGCACCGGGCGCCAGCATCTGTTCCGCATGGTCGATCCTTCATCGATGCGTACGCTTGCCATTCGTTCGGACATCACTGTCCAGGTGGGCCGGGTGGCCACGACCCTGATGGCGTCGGCGCCGCGCCCGTTGCGGCTGAGCTATGCAGGCCAGGTGCTGCGCATCGCATCCGACCAGCTCAATCCCGAACGCGAGCGGCTGCAGATCGGCGCCGAACTGATCGGCCACGACAACATCGCCGCCGCGCAGGAAGTGGTGCGGATCGCGATCGAGGCGCTGGCCGAGGCAGGCGTCACCGGCATCACGGTCGATCTGACCTTGCCCGACCTCGTGGACACTCTTGCCGGCACCGCGTTCCCGCTGCCGCAGGGGCAGATTTCCTCGGTCCGGCGCGAACTCGACATGAAGGATGCAGGCGGGCTCACCGCATTGGGCGCTGACGCTTATCTGCCGCTGCTCTATGCCATGGGACCGTTCGAGGCCGCGATCGACTCGCTGGCCGCGATCGATGCCGGCGGCGTGCTCGCCAGCCGGATCACCGCGCTGCGCCAGATCGTGGCGGCACTGCCGGGCGATGTGACCGTCACGCTCGACCCCACCGAGCGTCACGGCTTCGAATACCAGAGCTGGTTCGGCTTTTCGCTCTACGCCGATGGCTGTGCAGGCGTGCTGGGGCGCGGCGGAACCTATGCCATCCCCGATGGCAAGGGCGGGGAAGAGGTCGCCACCGGCTTTTCGCTCTACCCCGATGCGCTGCTCGACATGACCCTGACCGGCGAACAGGGCGCTGCGGGCAAGCTGTTCCTGCCGCTGGGGCACGATCAGGCGGTCGCCGCAAGGCTGCGCGCGATCGGCTGGCGGACGCTGGCAGCGATCACCGATGCCGATGATGCGGTCGCGCTGGGCTGTTCGCACCGCTTGCAGGGCAGCGAGACTGTCGCGCTCTAA
- a CDS encoding alpha/beta hydrolase: MRWKTFALMVTAGLIAPALIVPTLAQQRGGRERLLDRECRREIVKLCGLNRSEMRSCLRERGDELSERCKAQFVEGIAKRRPTARPSQPSDIPLRAIAYGTAAQQTFDLYLPQAERPASGYPLVVYLHGGGWRNGDRSMVQQKPDFFVGKGWAFASVGYRLLPEAPVEQQAEDVASALRKLLAQSQALGIDPARVIVMGHSAGAHLAALVSTDPAYLKSDMDRIAGVILLDGAGYDVARQMRDTPMIAKSLYVPAFGTDPARQARLSPITHAAAPNVSRWLILHVASRQDATEQSNALAAALRAAGSKAVVQSIAGENHMTINRQLGAGDNAHTRAVTAFLEEF, translated from the coding sequence ATGCGCTGGAAGACTTTTGCACTGATGGTGACCGCCGGACTGATCGCTCCCGCGCTGATCGTCCCGACCCTGGCCCAGCAGCGCGGCGGGCGCGAGCGGCTGCTTGATCGCGAATGCCGCCGAGAGATCGTGAAGCTGTGCGGGCTGAACCGATCAGAGATGCGCAGCTGCCTGCGCGAGCGCGGCGACGAGCTGTCGGAACGCTGCAAGGCGCAATTCGTGGAAGGGATCGCCAAGCGCAGGCCGACCGCGCGGCCCTCGCAGCCAAGCGATATCCCGTTGCGCGCGATTGCCTATGGTACCGCCGCCCAGCAGACGTTCGATCTGTATCTGCCTCAGGCGGAGCGGCCCGCAAGCGGATATCCGCTGGTGGTCTATCTGCATGGCGGCGGCTGGCGCAACGGCGACCGCTCCATGGTGCAGCAAAAGCCCGACTTTTTCGTCGGCAAGGGCTGGGCATTTGCGTCGGTCGGATACCGGCTGCTCCCCGAGGCTCCGGTGGAGCAGCAGGCCGAGGACGTCGCCTCGGCGCTGCGCAAGCTGCTCGCCCAATCGCAGGCGCTGGGTATCGATCCGGCCCGGGTCATCGTGATGGGGCACAGTGCGGGCGCACATCTGGCGGCCCTGGTGTCGACCGACCCGGCCTATCTCAAATCGGACATGGACAGGATTGCAGGCGTCATCCTGCTCGACGGTGCGGGCTATGACGTCGCACGCCAGATGCGCGACACGCCGATGATCGCCAAGAGCCTCTATGTCCCAGCCTTTGGCACCGACCCTGCGCGCCAGGCACGGCTGTCGCCGATCACTCACGCAGCCGCGCCCAATGTCAGCCGCTGGCTGATCCTGCATGTCGCCAGCCGTCAGGACGCAACCGAGCAGTCCAACGCGCTCGCCGCCGCGCTCAGGGCTGCGGGCTCGAAAGCCGTGGTCCAGTCGATCGCGGGAGAAAACCACATGACCATCAACCGCCAACTGGGCGCAGGAGACAATGCGCACACCCGGGCGGTGACAGCGTTTCTCGAAGAATTCTGA
- a CDS encoding adenylosuccinate synthase, producing the protein MANVTVIGAQWGDEGKGKIVDWLAERADAVIRFQGGHNAGHTLVIGEKVFKLSLLPSGIVRGTFSVIGNGVVLDPWALRDEVAKLRGQGVEITPDNLAVADNCPLILPFHRDLDALREDASGQGKIGTTRRGIGPAYEDKVGRRAIRVCDLAHLDALDPQLDRLCAHHDALRAGFGEPPIDRAALLAELAEIAPFVLEFAQPVWKRLGEIRRAGARMLFEGAQGVLLDVDHGTYPFVTSSNTVTGTASGGSGLGPQASGFVLGIVKAYTTRVGSGPFPTELQDEVGQRLGERGHEFGTVTGRQRRCGWFDATLVRQACAVAGVTGIALTKLDVLDGFAKLKICTGYRLNGKVLDYFPAHAGDQAAVQPIYEEMDGWHESTAGARSWVDLPAQAIKYIKRVEELIQCPVALVSTSPEREDTILVRDPFAD; encoded by the coding sequence GTGGCCAATGTTACGGTGATCGGCGCCCAATGGGGCGATGAGGGCAAGGGCAAGATTGTCGACTGGCTGGCGGAGCGCGCCGATGCGGTGATCCGCTTTCAGGGCGGACACAATGCCGGACACACCCTGGTCATCGGCGAGAAGGTGTTCAAATTGTCGCTGCTGCCTTCGGGCATCGTGCGCGGGACGTTCAGCGTTATCGGCAACGGCGTGGTACTCGATCCCTGGGCGCTGCGCGACGAGGTCGCCAAATTGCGCGGGCAGGGGGTGGAAATCACCCCGGACAACCTCGCTGTGGCGGACAATTGCCCGCTGATCCTGCCTTTCCACCGCGATCTCGACGCGCTGCGCGAGGATGCCAGCGGCCAGGGCAAGATCGGCACCACCCGCCGCGGCATCGGCCCGGCCTATGAGGACAAGGTCGGCAGGCGCGCGATCCGCGTGTGCGATCTGGCGCATCTCGATGCGCTCGATCCGCAGCTTGACCGGCTGTGCGCACACCATGATGCGCTGCGCGCCGGGTTTGGCGAGCCGCCCATCGATCGTGCAGCCTTGCTGGCCGAACTCGCCGAGATCGCGCCGTTCGTGCTCGAATTCGCACAGCCGGTGTGGAAACGCCTCGGTGAAATTCGCCGCGCAGGTGCCCGCATGCTGTTCGAGGGCGCACAGGGCGTGCTGCTCGATGTCGACCATGGCACCTATCCGTTTGTCACTTCGTCGAACACCGTCACCGGCACTGCGTCGGGCGGCAGCGGTCTGGGCCCACAGGCCAGCGGCTTCGTGCTCGGCATCGTAAAGGCCTACACCACCCGCGTCGGATCGGGGCCGTTCCCGACCGAACTGCAGGACGAGGTTGGCCAGCGGCTGGGCGAGCGCGGGCATGAGTTCGGCACCGTGACCGGGCGTCAGCGGCGCTGCGGCTGGTTCGATGCGACCTTGGTGCGGCAGGCATGCGCGGTCGCAGGCGTCACCGGCATCGCGCTGACCAAGCTCGACGTGCTCGACGGCTTTGCCAAGCTCAAGATCTGCACCGGCTACCGGCTGAACGGCAAGGTGCTCGATTATTTCCCCGCGCATGCCGGCGATCAGGCTGCGGTCCAGCCGATCTACGAGGAGATGGACGGGTGGCACGAATCGACCGCGGGCGCGCGCAGCTGGGTTGACCTGCCCGCGCAGGCCATCAAGTATATCAAGCGCGTCGAAGAGCTGATCCAGTGCCCCGTGGCGCTGGTATCGACCTCGCCCGAGCGCGAAGACACGATCCTGGTGCGCGATCCCTTCGCGGACTGA